The genome window GATATAATCTTCCGCCCGCATATACAGATTGACCGTCGGTGAATTAAAGCGGATCCCCAGGTCATGTGCCAGCACGCCTCCGATGCAGTTCATGGACAGAATGGATACATCCGGATTATGAAACCTGGCGCGGTTCCGTTTGTTGAGCCGTGCATGGTTCATGTTCCATATCCTTTTCCTGATATATGCTGTCAGTTTCGTGTTGTGCCTCCGCCGTCAATTATTTCTCTCACCTGTTCTGCTGTATGCCGGGCAGAATAACCGGCTGCAATAATCTTATCTGTATAATCCGTCCTTTTCTGTTTTGCGCATTTCAGCAGTTTCTCAGCCCATTCCTCCGCGGATGCATACGGTTCAACAAAATGGATCAGACCCGTCAGGTCCGCCTCCTGTGAAATGGCTGATGAAACAACACATGGAAGGCCTGACGTCTGCGCTTCAACCAGGGTAAAAGGAAATCCTTCAAACAAGGACGGCATCAGCAGCACGTCCGCTGCGGACATCCATTCCGGGACATTATCCACCGTACCGGTAAAAAGAACCCGGTTCCCGATCCCGGCCCTGTCTGCCGATTCCATCATATCTTTGCGCAGGGGCCCGTCTCCGGCAAAGAAAGCCCTGGCGGAAGGTTCCATGCGGAACAATGCCTCCAGAATACGCAGTGCATACTCCGGATTCTTCTGGGCAGACAGCCGTCCGATGACTCCAACCAGCAGGTTTTCCCCAAACCCGTACTGTTCCCGGATGGCTGTTCTGCTTTCTGTCCGGTACCTGAACTTTTCGATATCTATACCGTTGCGGATCACAGTAAACGGCCGTCTGCCAAACATCCACCTTCCCGCT of Aristaeella lactis contains these proteins:
- a CDS encoding glycosyltransferase — its product is MQDRKKRIFMVGYSANRGGVETYIDQLIRELPQYEIICSFPEMNIDGKIWRRPPNRHHYIRYRLFWDRFFRENRFDVIYYNTCDIISLDMLRFAKRAGVPVRIIHSHNTGNQQDIGKNRGLFHRMSERINRKNLDCYTTHLLACSEEAGRWMFGRRPFTVIRNGIDIEKFRYRTESRTAIREQYGFGENLLVGVIGRLSAQKNPEYALRILEALFRMEPSARAFFAGDGPLRKDMMESADRAGIGNRVLFTGTVDNVPEWMSAADVLLMPSLFEGFPFTLVEAQTSGLPCVVSSAISQEADLTGLIHFVEPYASAEEWAEKLLKCAKQKRTDYTDKIIAAGYSARHTAEQVREIIDGGGTTRN